Genomic window (Juglans microcarpa x Juglans regia isolate MS1-56 chromosome 2S, Jm3101_v1.0, whole genome shotgun sequence):
TGGCTGGAATAATGTTTCTGTAGTAGAAGAATACGTAAGTAGTTGAAACTGAGTCTAAAATGCATGCCGTTTTTTACGATATTGTACAGTATTGCTGCCACGCACTTCTATCTTTCATAGTTTTGTTTGGTAAGTGAATTGTAGCTGTATTCTACAATGTAATGTGGtggttttatttatgttattttattgcATGTGGATCTTGATTTTAATTTCGTTGTCATTCATTTCTTGTGAACAGATGGAGCTGCCTGAGTGGTCGGATATTGTCAAGACTGCCAAGTTCAAGGAGCTGGCTCCCTATGACCCTGACTGGTATTTTGTGAGAGCTGGTAAGCAGCCTCTCCCTCCTTTTTCTTTGATCTTGATCTGCATCCTGAACAGATTCTCTTATGTCTGTGATCTGAAATGTGCTGATTTCTGTGCATGTTATAtgcttcccaatcttgtgcagcCTCCATGGCAAGGAAGATATACTTGCGGGGAGGTCTTGGTGTTGGTTCTTTCCAAAGGATTTATGGTGGGAGTCAGAGGAATGGAAGTCGCCCTCCCCATTTCTGCAAGAGTAGTGGTGCTGTTGCTCGCCACATTCTACAACAGTTGCAGAAAATGAACATTATTGATGTTGACCCAAAAGGGTGAGCTTAACATTACCTAAATGatgattcttttttatatataaataattaaataatttttctattgcGAAGATCAAGGTGATTGCACTTGGTGTTGACAATTCCATGAAGACTATTCATTATTAAACGTAAATGTAGTATTTCAATTTAATGAAGGTGGAGCTTTTTAACAGATATGTTCCCCCATCGTCTATTAGTTTTAGCCCTTTTCTCTTGTAATCACccatcctcttctttttttcttactcCTCTCTCTTTGCATTAAAGCGCCACAAAGTTATATTTCTGTCTTGTCAAGGCTATTGTGCAGGTCTTTTCCTATATTTGGTAGAATTTTCTTCTACCCGTCTTCACAatcacttttctcttttttgtgcTCCCTTTCGATCTCCTCTTTATTTGCATTAAACTGCCAAATttatagttttgttttgttatggCTATTCTGCCGGATTGTTTCCTGTTTGGTAGGATTTTGTTTTGACCCTTTTCACGTAACTTCCTCTCCCCACCCCACTCCATTTATGCAGTTAggaaatttatttatgttatggaATTGTGCTAAGGAGATGATATCGCCAACTGAATTTTGTAATCTTCTTTGCtgatacgtttttttttttttatttgtggtgTTTTCTTAGTGGGAGGAGAATCACCTCAACTGGTCAGCGGGATCTCGACCAAGTTGCCGGGCGGATCGTGGTTGCCCCTTGATCAATTGACGCATGAGGTCTGGTGGGAGCACTTTTTGTTTGTTGGAGAAATGTGGCAACGACTGAGTTAAGACTATTTTTTGTTCCTGCTGCTGAGTGTTTCATTAGGATAGAAAtggttgatgttttcttttcaagcTTGGTGCTTTGACATTTAGCGACTCGAAATTTATCTAGATGTCGAGGGTTAAAAGGGTATTAGAGTGGGTTATGTCTTTTGACAATCAtttcttacaattttattaactaTTCAAGGTTTCTCAAACTCCCAAGGATATCAATCTTTctttgttctatatatatatggggttgCCGTCCTAGTTCGATCGacaatgaaaaaattaactaaCCAACTTAACTTGTGAACATTCCATCCTACCCACCATACCTCCAATAATGTTTGTTAAATTAATATGGATGAATGCTAGAGAGGAAAGCTGCACCCATGCTTCTCTCCATTAATGACCCTCGCCATTTATACgttcttgctatttttttttctttttctttcccgtCATTTTTGCATCCTCAGGTAAGTGATTCTGAACAACTCTAGAAAGGGCTATGCCGTCCATACCTTCGTTAATAATTCTGCTTTATTATGCCCTTGATCAAACTAACTTTGTACTAGAAGCCTAAACCAACCactttaaaagttaaatattatttacttttggattaaatactattttcttccttgagttttactctttttcaataaagatataaactctagattttcattgtcattttatttcttgGTTTTGAACAATTagttcctttcattcattcgcAGAATCACATTCCATCAAATAAGCTAACAGCAAAATTCATGATCTAAATATATCTGATtaccaagaaaaaataaacaaaaacaaaaatgacaagGAGAGGTGGAGCGGAGGGGGAGGCCAAGGTGGGCCACCTCTTCCCAGGTGATTTGTCCCAGGGGTGAAAGTTGGTCAGTCCGGACCGAAAAAACAGATTGGACCGGTTGGTTCCGTCCGGACCGACGGGGACCAAGACTAGTCGGTCTCAGTCTCTGAAATAAAGGACCGagactaaattattattatttatataataattataaaattaattatgtaattttcatctaacctatcactattaaaaatataaaatattttaaatatgttattaacaaattaatattttatcaattaactaattatatagtaattatataagttaaaaatgtaatttttatctaatttattattatcgactatataaaataattttttattgagtttgttacataatctacattaataattcacttaattttaatttaatattttaaataaatttttttattaatttatttataaaaaaataaaaataattgagccTATCCGATAGCTATCAGTCCGGTCTAGTCTAGGGGGTGATGGACCCATTTTTTGATCCATCATTTTCTCTGAATCAGACCGGaccaatttacacccctactggGGTGCCTTGGCCTCCCCCATCCATTCTCTGGGAaggtttctttatttatttattattaatattttttgtattaagtaacaatattatattttataatttcagtCCGTTCTAATTTTCTGTTGCCATCATCGTCTTccattttgaaatttagaatttaaaaaaaataaaaagcaagaaaataCACAGGGACATAAAAAACTGCAACTAAATTGGTTGCTTCATATAAATACTTGAGAAAGAATAAAGAAGGCTTATTGAGCGACTGGTCAcaatagaataatgatatttacttagagagagagagaaaaaaaagagagagagagagagaaaagaaaacagaataatgatattaagagtttcttttctttgcagTTTGATCGTGGTAGGTGTAGGTACTGGTGTCATTCCATGACTGGCAGCACTTGATCTTCTTTTGTTGAGGAATGTGGAACTTTGGTTCTCTAGGTAGAGTGACATGCTTCATTGAccttaaaaacaaacaaaaacaagaagatgatgagacatatatatatatatgtatatatatatatgtatcccTTATATATTGAAGATTACAAGGGAAGAATCAAGGATTTTAATAGCTTCTTCAGGCCTGAAAATCTCTAGTTAGCAGTCGGGCTCAGTTAATCGAATGCAAATGACTCCGAATGAAAATgttcagaaaagaaaagaacgcAGCATATCATGGTTGGATAAACCATATTTTGTAAAGGCAAGTGCACCAGGATAAGCAGATTTCTAATAACCCATGCCTCTTCGGCTGCCATTTATGAGCTATATTGACGATTCAAGTCCTCTTACTTTCTGAATGATTTGTTTAGCCATCATGTTCAGCCTACAATTTTGGTGAGcagaattttatatatatatatatatatatatatatatatatatatatcctatatACACAAGATCCCTCACATGAAAAGTGTGTGAATGAGAGATCCTTT
Coding sequences:
- the LOC121252342 gene encoding 40S ribosomal protein S19-3-like — its product is MATATTVKDVSPHEFVKAYSAHLKRSGKMELPEWSDIVKTAKFKELAPYDPDWYFVRAASMARKIYLRGGLGVGSFQRIYGGSQRNGSRPPHFCKSSGAVARHILQQLQKMNIIDVDPKGGRRITSTGQRDLDQVAGRIVVAP